A stretch of DNA from Halorubrum sp. BOL3-1:
GCGGTGCCGGTGCCCGACGAGGACCTGCCCGTCGAGCTGCCGGAGTTTATCAACACGACCGGGAATCCGCTTGACGCCGCCGAGGAGTGGAAGGAGGCGACCTGCCCGGAGTGCGGCGGGCCGGCGACCCGCGAGACCGACACGATGGACACGTTCGTCGATTCCTCGTGGTACTTCCTGCGGTACGTCTCGCCCGACCTCGACGACGCTCCCTTCGACCTCGACCGGGCGAACGACTGGATGCCGGTCGACCAGTACGTGGGCGGCATCGAACACGCCGTGATGCACCTGCTGTACTCGCGCTTCTTCACCAAGGTGCTGGCCGACGAGGAGGGGCTCGACGGCCGCGAGCCGTTCACGAACCTGCTGGCGCAGGGGATGGTCCAGCTGGACGGCGAGAAGATGTCGAAGTCGGTGGGGAACACGGTCTCCCCGCAGCGGATCGTCGACGAGTACGGCGCCGACACCGCGCGGCTGTTCATGATGGAGGCCGCCCAGCCCGAGCGCGACTTCGACTGGTCGGAGGAGGGCGTCAGGTCCACCTACCGCTTTTTGACCCGCCTGAACGACCTCGTCGAGGAGTACGCCGCGGGTGACGTGGCGCTCGCTGGGGACGGCGACGGAGACGCGGCGGCCGCGGACCGCGATGAGATCGACGACTACGTCGCCGACGAGACCGACGCCGCGGTCGCCATCGCGGGCGCGGAGTACGACGACCTGACCTTCAACGTCGCGCTGCGGGAGGCCCAGGGACTGGTCCGGACCCTCCGGATCTACCGCGAGTACGCCGACCCGCACCCCGCCGTCTTCGAGCGCGGCGTCGGCGTCGCGGTCCGCCTGCTCGCGCCGGTCGCACCCCACCTCACCGAGGAGCTGTGGGAGACGCTCGACCGGGACGAGTTCGTCGCCGAGGCCGAGTGGCCGACCGCGACCGTCGACCGCGACACCGTCGAGCGCCGCCGCCGGCTGGTGGCCAACACCCGCGAGGACGTGCGCGACATCGTCGAGGTCGCCGGCATCGACGACCCCGAGCGGATCGACGTCGTCGTCGCCCCCGACTGGAAGTACGACGCGCTGGCGATCGCGGTCGACAGCGACGCCGACAACCTCATTCCGGAGCTGATGGCCGAGAGCCACATCCGGGAGCGGGGAGACGCGGCCGCCTCGTACGGGCAGGACCTCCAGGCGAACCGCGAGGCGCTTCAAGAGACCATGTCCGGCGACGCCGAGTACGACGCGTTGCGCGCGGCCGCGTGGCTGATCGAGCGCGAGTTCGACGCGCCGGTCCGCGTCGAGCGCGCCGCGGACGCCGACGAGAGCGTGGTCCGCAAGGCGGAGCCGGGTCGCCCCGCCATCGACATCGTCGAGTGACGTTCGCGGGGGTCCCGGGGAATCGGGCCGGCCCCGGAAACGATTAGTCGCCTGCGGGGCGCCCTTTCGTATGGACGACCCGTACGCTCCCG
This window harbors:
- the leuS gene encoding leucine--tRNA ligase, translating into MSQEGYDHATVEERWQEAWDDAAVYHVPDDAADPTYVLGMYPYPSGKLHMGHVRNYTITDAYARYRRMRGDDVLHPMGWDAFGLPAENAAKERDTNPRDWTFDCIDTMRGQMKSMGFGYDWDREVTTCTPEYYRWNQWLFSRFREAGLVERRDAEVNWCPSCETVLADEQVEGDDELCWRCDTPVEDRELDQWFLKITEYADELLEAIDGLEGWPDSVRQMQRNWIGRQYGAEVEFGIGEAQSAPDGRGEGTEPREYGAVTAFTTRVDTVHGATFFALAPDHPIAEELAEEDEAVHEFVHHEADPDGDEPNGVETDLTATNPVTGEEIPVFVADFVLSDVGTGALMAVPAHDERDHAFAEKKGVEVRPVIAPEPDDWNGETVPDTPDVEGEAFTDDGIVVDSGEYAGLDSETARERITADVDGASEATQYRLRDWGISRQRYWGTPIPVVHCDDCGAVPVPDEDLPVELPEFINTTGNPLDAAEEWKEATCPECGGPATRETDTMDTFVDSSWYFLRYVSPDLDDAPFDLDRANDWMPVDQYVGGIEHAVMHLLYSRFFTKVLADEEGLDGREPFTNLLAQGMVQLDGEKMSKSVGNTVSPQRIVDEYGADTARLFMMEAAQPERDFDWSEEGVRSTYRFLTRLNDLVEEYAAGDVALAGDGDGDAAAADRDEIDDYVADETDAAVAIAGAEYDDLTFNVALREAQGLVRTLRIYREYADPHPAVFERGVGVAVRLLAPVAPHLTEELWETLDRDEFVAEAEWPTATVDRDTVERRRRLVANTREDVRDIVEVAGIDDPERIDVVVAPDWKYDALAIAVDSDADNLIPELMAESHIRERGDAAASYGQDLQANREALQETMSGDAEYDALRAAAWLIEREFDAPVRVERAADADESVVRKAEPGRPAIDIVE